The Stigmatella ashevillena genomic sequence AAACGCCATCGCGAAATCGTGGGCTTGAGCTTGAAGGAGGCCATCGAGGCCATCGAGGCCATTGAGGCACGACTCTCCGCTGTGCCCTCGCGCCCGGCTGCGAACGAGCTCCGGTCCCACCGGAGCCTCTGGAAAGGGTGGCTCGCCGCAGCCGTGGCCTGCGTGCTCATTCTCTGGCTTCTTTGGCGTGGATAGGAACCGGCGGCAATCCACATTCACCCACTGCGTCTGCCACCCCGCTGCCGCCGCTGTCCGTCTGCGTCAGGACCTCGGAGCCCGCGCCTCAGTACGGGATCTGCGATACGGCGAGGCCGGGGCTCGCTTCCCAGGACGTGACATAGTTGTCTGGGGTCCGCCGCCACCACTGGCCCCACATCACGCCAGAGGAGTTCCGGTACGACCAGGCGGTGTTGGCGTTGAGGCTCAGCCAGCTCTTGATCGACGCATCATTGGCCGCACCCGCCCACCTGCTCGCCCATCGAACGAAGATGCCTTTGAACCCAGCGGTATCTCCGCTGCCGCCATTGGCATCGTACTCGTCGTTGAGGATGTCGACGATGTGCTGGCCAGTCAGGTTGCGGCGGGTCCAGTTCACCGCCAGGCCGCCCGCGTCGCGATAGCTCGCGTTTCCGGTCGCCTGGAAGAGCAGGGTCGCCGCACCCGCGAAGGTCCCTTGGTTGTAGGTGAAGGCCCACCACACCTTGGTTCCATTGGCCTGGATATGGTCGGCAACTTGGCCCGTTGAGGAATTGTACAGGGTCGACCGGAGCCAGTTGTAGATCTGGTCGGCTTGTGCCCGGTAGCCGGTATTGACAGTGTTCCGGGCGAGCAACATCGCGGCGATGGTGGCCGGGCCGTTCACGCACGCATTCTTGGTCTGCTTATCCGCCCGCCACCAGAAGCCACCACCGAGTTGGCTGTCCCACGCGCGGTTCCAGACCTGGTTGAACTGCCACTGCGCTTGATCGAGGAACGTTCGGTTGCCAGTGATCTCGTAACCGCGGGTCAGCGCGATGACCGCCCACATGACGTCATCGTTGTACTCATTCCACGAAGCGAAGTCCGTGGTTCCACTGACGACGTTGTTCAACCCGTTGAGCAGTGAGCGCACCAGATCGCGGTAGGCCGGGTTACCGGTCCGGTCATAGGCGTCCTCGGCCGCTTCGATCTGCTCGCAGACCTTCCAGAAGTGGATCCGGCCAGGTGCGCCGCGGTTCGTGTCGACCGCGTAGTAGCCGCTCCCGCCGTTCGCGACATAGAACGCGTTGTTGTAGGAGTCGAACGCCAGGTTCTTTTCCGTGGGGGTGAGGGCGATGGCACTGGGCGCGAACGCCAGGACCAGGGAAGCGGCCCATACAGTCAGGAGCTGCGGGTTCATGGAAGCTCTCCTCTTTGAAAACATGTCTTCCTGGAATGGAAGAGAGGTCCAATTAAGCCACATTTCCATGAAATGAACATTGAAAACAGGAGCTCAGGCGGGGACGTGCTCCAAATAGCCGAAGACGGCCCGATGGACACGTGCGACGAGGGTGGCGTTGTCGCGTTCACCGCGGTCTCCCGCAGCGTCAACGAGGCCTTTCATGATGGCCAGCAGATCGCCAGCGGCAAACGGGGAGTGAGACATCGCGGCCATATCGGGCGCGTCGAGGCACCGTTGGAGGGTACGAGCCAACTGCTCGCCCACACGCTGCATCTCTTGATCGACCGGCAGACGGCGCTCCTCCAAATCGAGGAGCCGCGCGAGGGCCGGACGTCGGAACTGATAGGCAACAGCCACTTCGATCAGCCGTTGGAGTCCAGCACGCCCACCCGCTTCCACGTCGATGACGGCGACGTCCGCCAGAAGCGCGGCCGTCTCTCGGATCATCAGCGCTTTGGTGATCGCGTCCTTGCTGGAGAAGTACTGGTACAGCGAGCCGATGCTGACGCCGGCATGCTGGGCCACGGCGTTGGTCGTGTAGCCCTCCAGCCCCTCTGTCTCCAAAATGCGAGCCGCCGCTTCAAGCACGGCGGCAACGGTCGCCGCCGAGCGCTTCTGGCCCGGCGTTTTCCTCGGATCGAGCGTGTGTGCGGGGGGGCGAGCGGCCATGGGCGAATGCGAGTAGCGAACGTGAGCTTATGCTCACATTCTTCCCCCCACAATCAACACGCTCGAGAGGGACGGATGTCGATTCTGGTTGAGGATGAAGCGCTGCTGCCCACCGTTGTGACCGCCGTCCAAGCGGCGGGCAGCCATCTGAAGGGCCGTTTCTCCTTCGGCTCGCGCCTTGGGAGTGGAGAGGAAATTGCCGCAGCGCTCCACGCCAATGACGCGGAATCGCTGGGCGTTCTGCGTGATGTGCTGGCGGCGGCGCGTCCAAGGGCGGGGTGGGTCGAGAACGAGCTCGAGACGGGGGCTTTGCCACCTGGCGAGTGGTGGATCACAGACCCGGTGGAGGGAAATATCAACCACATCCATGGGATGACCGATTGGTGTGTCACAGCCACGCTGGTACGGGATAACACGCCGGTGCTGACCGTGGTGAATCTG encodes the following:
- a CDS encoding glycoside hydrolase family 76 protein translates to MNPQLLTVWAASLVLAFAPSAIALTPTEKNLAFDSYNNAFYVANGGSGYYAVDTNRGAPGRIHFWKVCEQIEAAEDAYDRTGNPAYRDLVRSLLNGLNNVVSGTTDFASWNEYNDDVMWAVIALTRGYEITGNRTFLDQAQWQFNQVWNRAWDSQLGGGFWWRADKQTKNACVNGPATIAAMLLARNTVNTGYRAQADQIYNWLRSTLYNSSTGQVADHIQANGTKVWWAFTYNQGTFAGAATLLFQATGNASYRDAGGLAVNWTRRNLTGQHIVDILNDEYDANGGSGDTAGFKGIFVRWASRWAGAANDASIKSWLSLNANTAWSYRNSSGVMWGQWWRRTPDNYVTSWEASPGLAVSQIPY
- a CDS encoding TetR/AcrR family transcriptional regulator encodes the protein MAARPPAHTLDPRKTPGQKRSAATVAAVLEAAARILETEGLEGYTTNAVAQHAGVSIGSLYQYFSSKDAITKALMIRETAALLADVAVIDVEAGGRAGLQRLIEVAVAYQFRRPALARLLDLEERRLPVDQEMQRVGEQLARTLQRCLDAPDMAAMSHSPFAAGDLLAIMKGLVDAAGDRGERDNATLVARVHRAVFGYLEHVPA